TCCTTGAAGTCACCCTCTACCGCCCACCTCCCCACCCCGCTTCGTCAGAGCGATATCCGGCCACGTTTGAACACCGCGGCGCGGGATTCCACACCGACATTGCCTGCGAGTTGGAAATGCTCTCGGACACCCCCCTCGACCTACTTCATGACACGGTAAAATCCGCGCGAATTCAGCATCGCAATCTTGTTAAAGAGCG
This region of Desulfovibrio subterraneus genomic DNA includes:
- a CDS encoding DUF4125 family protein, producing the protein MIPMPVLPKAKPLLEVTLYRPPPHPASSERYPATFEHRGAGFHTDIACELEMLSDTPLDLLHDTVKSARIQHRNLVKERYTNLFRKTGGMSLREREEEAAKTVSDKVLGK